The Juglans regia cultivar Chandler chromosome 10, Walnut 2.0, whole genome shotgun sequence genome includes the window CTCACATACTCGGTGAGTGAATACCTACGTAACTCTCAGATACTGTTTTTGCTACTTCGACCTTGGCtgcataaattattttccattaCCCCATCTTGATTCTATGGACTAAGTCACATTGTATATAATAATCAGTTCTCTCTGTCTGTCtgtttttccctctctctctcatgcatccATGCACATAAAGGAATTGCATACCATTTAGACCAATTTTTTGCTGACCTTGTTAACTTTTGCTGACACTCTTACTCTTTGCTCATGCCTTCGTTGGAGTTCCCTGATCAATCCCATGCCCTCTACgactaatttctttttcatggcATAATTGATTGCCTACCTTTTTAGACCAGAGTATGTTGTCTATATTTTTTCTGGTAGTTTATGATGTTATTGAGCACATCCCAGTGCTTAAACTTTCACAACTTAATCTGCCATTGGGGTCCCAATTTCcgatttttataatgattttcttTGCAGGCTCTTGAATCGTCGCCTCAAAGACAGCATCACATTGACTCTGATCATTGCTCTTTGGAATGTGAAGGGAATTTTCTGGATGATTTCTCAGATATTGATAGTTGTTCCAACAATGAGGTAGATGTGAACTTTTTTTTGGCTTGGCTAAATACTCTGATGATGTTTATTGGGTGAACTCTTTAACCTGTTCGTTCATCTAGTATGCCCTTCTGCAAAGATGTGCCTGCTAACAACTCTTTATTTGGCATTGTACCTGCTCATATAAAATTTAGAACCTGAAATGTCATTGAAAGTTGTGCTCTCAATGATACACCTACATAGGACATGCAAGCTCATAATGACAGCtcctttttttcttgctttttgtATGTATAAATTAGCTCATAAATCGATCTATCTTGCAGAAAATCATGAATACTGAATTTGATGAAGAGGATAAATTGTCGTCCCTAGTAAATATGGGTTACACAGTGGATGAGGCTTCACTTGCGATAGATAGATGTGGTACGAATTTCAGTGTTATATGGGTTTTGAACTGTTTtactcattattctttttcatGATGATATTGATATCTGGGGAAGACTTTCGATTTGGTGGAGATCTTGGGAGGATTTTAAGATTTGGCTTTGCACACCCCACCAACCACTGAAAAAAAGAGACGAGACAAAAATTATAAAGGATTTATTATGTTGGTGATGCATTCTGGCCACGATTCATGTATCTTTTCAATGCCCATTTTGCTTCATTCATATCTCAAACGACAATGCATTGTTGAAACAGAATCTAAATTTTTCATTCTGCTTCATCCagtttaacttaaaaaaataaaaaatagtggtCACTGAAGGTTTCAATTCTCAAGTTACTTTCAGGGGCATATCACTTAAATTTCTCATGAGACAGGCTCTATGTAATACTTCTAAGATGCTGTTTGCCTTTGCTAAGTAAAGGTTCATTTGAATAGGACGCTTTTGTAAGTCAAAAAGTTAGTAGTGACCCTTGACAGTTGTTTATGACAGATTTTGCTTCTTTATTTTACTAGTTCCATTTTGAGCctttttcttaactttaaaaGTAATACAAAAACTTCACAAGAATTCCAAAAGGGGGTGTAGTGACTTGTGTTGAACTCTATATAGAGACCAATGCAGTAACTTGTGTTGAACCATAGTTATGAGATTCATGTAGTAACTTGTGTTGTGATATAGTCATTTTGTCATTCCTGAATCGGCTTACCTGCCACAAAATTTCCATCAAGGCAAGATGGTGTTGGCTTTTTTGTATCAATGAATCATGGAGCAAAATATTTAGTATGTTTAGCTTTTTAGGTTTTGGTAATTGGTAACATGAACAAGGGATGACTCAGTGGAGGTGGGTAGCTGCAACTTCTTATAAAAGCCCTCTTGTAATCAAGGTATAGTCCAAGTTGAGCTGGTGATCTTTGTTTCTGGTGCTGTTGACTACAAACTTTACAGCGGTATAAATTTGTAGCTATATACTTATAGTGCCCTCAGTGCTCTTAAGTGGTATTTTCCTTAGTTAACCATGCTTCACATCTTTTGTCCTTGGCCTTATTATGCGTTCCAAACACTGCAGGTCTTGACTCCTCCCTTGTGGAGTTGACAGATTTTATCTGTGCTGCTCAAATGGCTAAGGTGGCAGATGCTCATCTGTCAGAACTCCCCCTCGAAGTCAAGGTAATCTATTTTGCCTCTTTAAGTAGATATAAGTCTATCCACCAAAACAAAAGATGAATATGAAGCTTTGAAAACATTCTTCTaagtttagtttatttttctccttAGTTGTAAATGAACCATAATTTATATTCTGATTATATTCATACCATTTCGGGTAATATCTGTCAAAGGTTGATTCGTTTTATCTATTTCACAGCCGAAACTTAAGCATTCATGCAATGAATATGCTAAgcacaaaaaaaggaaacttTCTGATTATGAGATGTGGacaaagaaaaagcaaaacGAGTTTGAGAAGAGGCTCCTTCCTGATGATGATGAGACCATTCGTCTCCCACATCCAATGATTGGATTTGGCGTACCTACTGAACCATGCCCAACAATTCATAGAACACTTCCAGAGGCAGCCATTGGCCCTCCCTTTTTCTATTATGAGAATGTTGCTCTTGCTCCTAAAGGGGTTTGGACCACCATTTCACGGTTCCTATATGATGTGGAACCGGAGTTTGTTGATTCAAAATACTTCTGTGCTGCTGCCAGGAAAAGGGGCTACGTTCACAATCTTCCAATCCAAGACAGATTTCCTCTTCTTCCATTTCCACCACAGACCATTCATGAAGCATTACCCTTGACGAGGAAATGGTGGCCTTCATGGGATAGGAGAACAAAGCTGAATTGCTTACAAACTGTCATTGGTAGTGCAAAACTGACACAGAGGATTCGCAAGGCACTTGAAGACTATGATGGTGAACCACCTCTGAGTGTTCAAAAGTACGTGCTTGATGAATGTCGACAATGGAATCTGGTCTGGGTTGGGAGGAATAAGGTTGCCCCACTTGAGGCTGATGAGGTAGAAATGCTTTTGGGTTTCCCGAGGAATCACACGAGGGGAGGTGGAATAAGTCGAACCGATAGGTATAAATCACTCGGTAACTCATTCCAGGTATGAAATCCCTTTATAAGACGAGTCAGTAACTTGCAAATTGTTGCAAACAGTATCATTTACTTgcaaaatgtataaatatttcatgccGGAGATGCTTGTTAATTAATCTTCTTCTCTAATTTTCCCAATAGATTcccaaaatttgaattattcCCTACAGAAATTACTGAGAATTGTATGTGCCAGTAAGCTTGTTGATTCTGTTAATTTCAGATTGATACAGTAGCATACCATCTATCTGTCTTGAAAGACATGTTCCCGGGTGGCATTAAtcttctctcccttttctcCGGGATTGGTGGTGCCGAAGTAGCCCTTCATCGGCTTGGCATACCTCTTAAGAATGTTGTGTCGGTTGAGATATCAGAGGTAAACAGAAATATCCTCAGGTGCTGGTGGGAGGAAACAAACCAGAGAGGGAATTTGATTGACCTTGCAGACGTGCAGCAGCTAAATGGTGATCGGTTGGAGCAGCTAATGAGCTCAATTGGCGGGTTTGATCTTGTGGTTGGCGGGAGCCCATGTAATAATCTAACGGGTAGCAACAGGCTTCACCGAGATGGACTTGAGGGTAAAGAATCTGCCTTGTTCTTTGATTATTTCCGTATTCTAGACTTGGTCAAATGTATCATGACAAAAGCACAATGATTTcatgaaaattaaaacaaaattataatctgATTCTGTGCGGATACGatggaagtttatgaaatttctgGTGCTGGGACATCTGAGTTTGATTCAACTCAGATCTCTTGCACGCAATGTGGAAATAGTTTCTTGATGATGAGGAATTTCATATACGATCTCACCAGTCTGAACCCACAATTCATGTcccataataaatatatcaaatctAAGCCCATCTCTTACAGGCCAACACCAATTATAAAAAAACCTGGTTAGATACAGAaacactatccaaacgagctctAATTAACAGAACAATCAAAGACTTGAAACTCATTATAAGTATTGTCACAAAACTAACACTAGgcaataagaaaagaaaaattatattaatcattcttatacaccatattttttttttcttattaaatatatgatatatggatgatgagtagaataattcaataaaaaagattacTTTACCGCCCTATTTGTACCATTCCATTTGATCGCTTgctaattttttataacttagtgattaaataagtgattttaaatgtattgatgtattttttttaaatatttaaatatattttaaaaatgtgaaaagaaaaataataaaaaaaatccaaaaagtgAAGGGGCAGTAACTTTGAGCGGGCTACTttgggcggcagagtagcacgactctaattcaattagtttaagtagaataaaattaatttaaaaaaaaataaaaaaaa containing:
- the LOC108997025 gene encoding DNA (cytosine-5)-methyltransferase DRM2-like isoform X3; its protein translation is MGFSKKMVAKAIQENGEENTDSILETLLTYSALESSPQRQHHIDSDHCSLECEGNFLDDFSDIDSCSNNEKIMNTEFDEEDKLSSLVNMGYTVDEASLAIDRCGLDSSLVELTDFICAAQMAKVADAHLSELPLEVKPKLKHSCNEYAKHKKRKLSDYEMWTKKKQNEFEKRLLPDDDETIRLPHPMIGFGVPTEPCPTIHRTLPEAAIGPPFFYYENVALAPKGVWTTISRFLYDVEPEFVDSKYFCAAARKRGYVHNLPIQDRFPLLPFPPQTIHEALPLTRKWWPSWDRRTKLNCLQTVIGSAKLTQRIRKALEDYDGEPPLSVQKYVLDECRQWNLVWVGRNKVAPLEADEVEMLLGFPRNHTRGGGISRTDRYKSLGNSFQIDTVAYHLSVLKDMFPGGINLLSLFSGIGGAEVALHRLGIPLKNVVSVEISEVNRNILRCWWEETNQRGNLIDLADVQQLNGDRLEQLMSSIGGFDLVVGGSPCNNLTGSNRLHRDGLEGKESALFFDYFRILDLVKCIMTKAQ
- the LOC108997025 gene encoding DNA (cytosine-5)-methyltransferase DRM2-like isoform X2, with translation MDGDASGVEDDNFEWNTEDELEINDFSLPSHSSLTPPNGEAVVGSGEALESSPQRQHHIDSDHCSLECEGNFLDDFSDIDSCSNNEKIMNTEFDEEDKLSSLVNMGYTVDEASLAIDRCGLDSSLVELTDFICAAQMAKVADAHLSELPLEVKPKLKHSCNEYAKHKKRKLSDYEMWTKKKQNEFEKRLLPDDDETIRLPHPMIGFGVPTEPCPTIHRTLPEAAIGPPFFYYENVALAPKGVWTTISRFLYDVEPEFVDSKYFCAAARKRGYVHNLPIQDRFPLLPFPPQTIHEALPLTRKWWPSWDRRTKLNCLQTVIGSAKLTQRIRKALEDYDGEPPLSVQKYVLDECRQWNLVWVGRNKVAPLEADEVEMLLGFPRNHTRGGGISRTDRYKSLGNSFQIDTVAYHLSVLKDMFPGGINLLSLFSGIGGAEVALHRLGIPLKNVVSVEISEVNRNILRCWWEETNQRGNLIDLADVQQLNGDRLEQLMSSIGGFDLVVGGSPCNNLTGSNRLHRDGLEGKESALFFDYFRILDLVKCIMTKAQ
- the LOC108997025 gene encoding DNA (cytosine-5)-methyltransferase DRM2-like isoform X1, with the protein product MDGDASGVEDDNFEWNTEDELEINDFSLPSHSSLTPPNGEAVVGSGEASSSAGPSNCKLIGHFIGMGFSKKMVAKAIQENGEENTDSILETLLTYSALESSPQRQHHIDSDHCSLECEGNFLDDFSDIDSCSNNEKIMNTEFDEEDKLSSLVNMGYTVDEASLAIDRCGLDSSLVELTDFICAAQMAKVADAHLSELPLEVKPKLKHSCNEYAKHKKRKLSDYEMWTKKKQNEFEKRLLPDDDETIRLPHPMIGFGVPTEPCPTIHRTLPEAAIGPPFFYYENVALAPKGVWTTISRFLYDVEPEFVDSKYFCAAARKRGYVHNLPIQDRFPLLPFPPQTIHEALPLTRKWWPSWDRRTKLNCLQTVIGSAKLTQRIRKALEDYDGEPPLSVQKYVLDECRQWNLVWVGRNKVAPLEADEVEMLLGFPRNHTRGGGISRTDRYKSLGNSFQIDTVAYHLSVLKDMFPGGINLLSLFSGIGGAEVALHRLGIPLKNVVSVEISEVNRNILRCWWEETNQRGNLIDLADVQQLNGDRLEQLMSSIGGFDLVVGGSPCNNLTGSNRLHRDGLEGKESALFFDYFRILDLVKCIMTKAQ